The following are from one region of the Halodesulfurarchaeum sp. HSR-GB genome:
- a CDS encoding archaeosine biosynthesis radical SAM protein RaSEA produces the protein MAESRPEYDYGNHLDALNRATGRLRSRHEGGDPTQPTRTWLDEDLTPDGIRSSLTIILDTGGCRWARAGGCTMCGYVSESENAEGVSHEALLAQIETALEREAEQADQPAEVVKLYSSGSILDDREVGPETRAAIAETFADRERIVIETLPDFVTADRLEPFLEAGLATDVAVGIETASDRVRRDAVNKYFDFEAVREAATVAQEAGAGVKGYLLLKPPFLTESEAIEDAVESIEQVAEFAHTVSLNPTTVMEDTLIEELYYDGGYRPPWLWSVADVLERTAAVDAIVVSDPVGAGSDRGPHNCGECDETVERAIGDFNRRQDPTVFGEVSCACERTWETVLEREQSYNMPLES, from the coding sequence ATGGCCGAATCGAGACCGGAATACGACTACGGGAACCACCTCGACGCGCTCAACCGGGCTACCGGTCGGCTTCGGTCCCGACACGAAGGTGGGGACCCGACCCAGCCGACCCGGACCTGGCTCGACGAGGACCTGACACCCGACGGGATCAGGTCCTCGCTCACGATCATCCTCGACACCGGTGGGTGTCGCTGGGCACGGGCCGGGGGCTGTACGATGTGTGGATACGTCTCGGAGTCCGAAAACGCCGAGGGCGTCAGTCACGAGGCCCTGCTGGCACAGATCGAGACCGCCCTGGAGCGAGAAGCCGAGCAGGCCGACCAGCCCGCTGAGGTGGTGAAACTCTACTCCTCGGGATCGATCCTGGACGACCGGGAGGTCGGGCCGGAGACGCGAGCGGCCATCGCCGAGACCTTCGCCGACCGGGAGCGGATCGTCATCGAGACCCTCCCCGACTTCGTGACCGCGGACCGACTCGAACCGTTCCTCGAAGCCGGGCTGGCGACGGACGTCGCCGTCGGGATCGAGACCGCGAGCGACCGGGTCCGGCGGGACGCCGTGAACAAGTACTTCGACTTCGAGGCGGTCCGGGAGGCCGCGACCGTCGCCCAAGAGGCTGGTGCGGGCGTGAAGGGCTATCTCCTGTTGAAGCCACCCTTCCTCACCGAGTCCGAGGCCATCGAGGACGCCGTCGAATCGATCGAGCAGGTCGCGGAGTTCGCACACACCGTTTCGCTGAACCCGACGACCGTGATGGAGGACACGCTCATCGAGGAACTGTACTACGACGGGGGCTACCGCCCACCCTGGCTCTGGTCGGTCGCGGATGTGCTCGAACGGACAGCAGCCGTGGACGCCATCGTCGTCTCGGACCCAGTCGGGGCTGGCAGCGATCGCGGCCCGCACAACTGCGGGGAGTGTGATGAGACCGTCGAGCGGGCCATCGGGGACTTCAACCGGCGACAGGACCCAACCGTCTTCGGCGAGGTGTCCTGTGCCTGTGAGCGGACCTGGGAGACGGTCCTCGAACGGGAGCAAAGTTACAACATGCCACTCGAGAGCTGA
- a CDS encoding aldehyde ferredoxin oxidoreductase family protein, producing MTELGGFNDCVARVDLTDGAVDYESIPEEDAKKYIGARGLGAKYVFDNGPEVDPESEENILTFMTGPLTGSRAVMSGRIAVVTKSPLTGTVTDSHHGGWSGARLKWAGLDGLVFEGAADEPVYAVVEDGEVELRDASHVWGMTTHEARETLEEEVEGEYGKNLSYMGIGPAGEEGVKYACIINEDDRASGRGGTGCVMGSKNLKAVMVKSKTDMLDPANPEAFADGTGQAMSAVQGSDVTAPNEGGLSVYGTNVLMNLTEEIDALPTRNGKYTSTRAEREDDPEDPNIEAENVSGEYVRENILVDEPTCHSCPVACKKEVEVETTVDGEDINVRMESLEYEPAFTFGPNSMNDDVEKLAVMIDRCNKMGIDAIETGNMMAMAMEMDEKGYVEDTIDWGDADQMIGLIERIGRREDDFADALAEGAAGAAERLDAHDTRLDVKNQTIPAYDPRGMKGMAIGYATSNRGACHLRGYTPAAEVLGIPEEVDPIEAEGKGELLTVFQDLHAVSDSFDICKFSAFAEGIEEYTKQYNGMTGRDLTEEELNEAGERIYTLERYYNNLNGFDGEDDSLPSRFLEGAEDAVPGSGAAEGELVDLDFLKDEYYDVRGWEDGVVPEAKLDELGIEVGPGTGVGGAASADD from the coding sequence ATGACCGAACTTGGCGGATTTAACGACTGTGTCGCCCGCGTCGATCTGACAGACGGGGCGGTGGATTACGAGAGCATTCCGGAGGAGGACGCGAAGAAGTATATCGGGGCCCGGGGCCTCGGTGCCAAGTACGTCTTCGACAACGGCCCGGAGGTAGACCCCGAAAGCGAGGAGAACATCCTCACCTTCATGACCGGCCCGCTGACGGGTTCGCGGGCGGTCATGTCGGGCCGAATCGCCGTGGTTACGAAGTCCCCGCTGACGGGCACCGTAACTGACTCCCATCACGGCGGGTGGAGTGGGGCCCGACTCAAGTGGGCCGGCCTGGACGGCCTCGTCTTCGAGGGTGCGGCCGACGAACCCGTCTACGCCGTCGTCGAGGACGGCGAGGTCGAACTTCGTGATGCCTCCCACGTCTGGGGGATGACCACCCACGAGGCCCGGGAGACTCTCGAGGAGGAAGTCGAGGGCGAGTACGGCAAGAACCTGAGCTACATGGGCATCGGCCCGGCCGGTGAGGAGGGCGTAAAATACGCCTGCATCATCAACGAGGACGACCGCGCGAGCGGTCGCGGTGGCACGGGCTGTGTCATGGGGTCGAAGAACCTCAAGGCGGTCATGGTCAAGTCCAAGACGGACATGCTGGACCCGGCCAACCCCGAGGCCTTCGCGGACGGCACCGGCCAGGCCATGAGTGCGGTCCAGGGTTCCGACGTCACAGCGCCCAACGAGGGCGGCCTCTCGGTGTACGGGACGAACGTCCTGATGAACCTCACCGAGGAAATCGATGCCCTGCCGACCCGGAACGGGAAGTACACCTCGACCCGTGCCGAGCGCGAGGACGACCCCGAAGACCCCAACATCGAGGCCGAGAACGTCTCCGGGGAGTACGTCCGGGAGAACATTCTGGTCGACGAACCGACCTGTCACTCCTGTCCGGTCGCCTGCAAGAAGGAAGTCGAGGTCGAGACGACCGTCGACGGCGAGGACATCAACGTCCGGATGGAGTCCCTGGAGTACGAGCCGGCCTTCACCTTCGGCCCGAACTCCATGAACGACGACGTGGAGAAGCTGGCGGTCATGATCGACCGGTGTAACAAGATGGGCATCGACGCCATCGAGACCGGGAACATGATGGCCATGGCCATGGAGATGGACGAGAAGGGCTACGTCGAGGACACCATCGACTGGGGCGACGCCGACCAGATGATCGGCCTGATCGAGCGGATCGGTCGTCGCGAGGACGACTTCGCCGACGCACTCGCCGAGGGCGCGGCGGGGGCCGCCGAACGCCTGGACGCCCATGACACCCGGCTCGATGTCAAGAACCAGACCATCCCGGCCTACGACCCGCGTGGCATGAAGGGCATGGCCATCGGCTATGCGACCTCGAACCGCGGGGCGTGTCACCTTCGCGGGTACACGCCGGCCGCGGAAGTCCTCGGCATCCCCGAGGAGGTCGACCCCATCGAGGCCGAGGGCAAGGGCGAACTCCTGACGGTCTTCCAGGACCTGCACGCGGTCTCTGACTCCTTTGACATCTGCAAGTTCAGCGCCTTCGCGGAGGGCATCGAGGAGTACACCAAACAGTACAACGGCATGACCGGCCGTGACCTCACCGAGGAGGAACTCAACGAGGCCGGCGAGCGCATCTACACGCTCGAACGCTACTACAACAACCTCAACGGCTTCGACGGCGAGGACGACTCCCTCCCGAGTCGCTTCCTCGAAGGGGCCGAGGACGCGGTTCCCGGCTCCGGTGCCGCCGAGGGCGAACTCGTCGATCTCGACTTCCTCAAAGACGAGTACTACGACGTCCGTGGCTGGGAGGACGGCGTCGTGCCCGAGGCAAAACTCGACGAACTCGGAATCGAAGTCGGACCCGGGACCGGCGTCGGCGGTGCGGCCTCCGCCGACGACTAA
- the panB gene encoding 3-methyl-2-oxobutanoate hydroxymethyltransferase: MPTVADIRSHDADDDPLTFLTAYDAPTAAALEAAGIDIILVGDSVGNTMLGYDSTLPVTVEEILSHTGAVTRATDESLVIADMPFMSYGADPDEAIETAGRMIKEAGAQAIKHESGPHTIELTERLVQNGIPVMAHLGLAPQSVNETGDLTRRATDAEEAEEILELAKAHEDAGAFALLLEHIPANVARRIDEALSIPTIGIGAGPHVSGQGLIITDVLGVGDWVPPFAKQYADVQSEMEKGVEGFREEVQNGQFPASDHYVEESIEGWE; the protein is encoded by the coding sequence ATGCCCACCGTCGCTGACATTCGTTCCCACGACGCGGACGACGACCCGCTGACCTTTCTGACGGCGTATGACGCACCGACTGCCGCTGCACTCGAGGCGGCCGGTATCGACATCATCCTCGTCGGCGACAGCGTCGGCAACACGATGCTCGGGTACGACTCGACCCTTCCCGTGACCGTCGAGGAAATCCTGAGCCACACCGGCGCAGTCACCCGGGCGACCGACGAGTCCCTGGTAATCGCTGACATGCCCTTCATGAGCTACGGGGCCGACCCCGACGAGGCCATCGAGACGGCCGGGCGGATGATCAAGGAGGCCGGCGCGCAGGCGATCAAACACGAGAGCGGCCCCCACACCATCGAACTGACCGAGCGACTGGTTCAAAACGGCATCCCCGTGATGGCCCATCTCGGGCTGGCTCCACAGAGTGTCAACGAGACCGGCGATCTGACCCGCCGGGCGACCGACGCCGAGGAGGCCGAGGAGATCCTGGAACTCGCGAAAGCCCACGAGGACGCCGGCGCGTTCGCGCTCCTGCTCGAACATATCCCGGCGAACGTCGCCAGACGTATCGACGAGGCCCTCTCGATCCCGACGATCGGGATCGGGGCCGGCCCGCACGTGAGCGGCCAGGGCCTGATCATCACCGACGTCTTGGGCGTGGGTGACTGGGTCCCGCCCTTCGCCAAGCAGTACGCCGACGTGCAATCCGAGATGGAGAAGGGCGTCGAGGGCTTCCGCGAGGAGGTACAAAACGGCCAGTTCCCCGCGAGCGATCACTACGTCGAGGAGTCCATCGAGGGCTGGGAGTAA
- a CDS encoding ubiquitin-like small modifier protein 1 gives MELEIRLFATFREAVGQKTITRTFEKPVTVGAVLESLEAEFPDLEGEILAEDGLQPQLNVLKNGREVSYLDGLAESLETGDRLSIFPPVAGG, from the coding sequence ATGGAACTCGAAATCCGGCTCTTTGCCACGTTCCGGGAGGCCGTCGGGCAGAAGACCATCACCCGGACGTTCGAAAAGCCGGTCACGGTGGGTGCAGTCCTGGAGTCCCTCGAGGCCGAGTTCCCGGACCTGGAGGGCGAGATCCTCGCCGAGGACGGCCTTCAGCCACAGCTCAACGTCCTCAAGAACGGCCGAGAGGTCTCGTATCTCGACGGACTCGCGGAGTCCCTCGAAACGGGCGATCGGCTCTCGATCTTCCCGCCGGTGGCAGGTGGATAG
- the arcS gene encoding archaeosine synthase subunit alpha — protein MTEYFEVLDRDGPARRGELRLTEPRATPGLVGDALADAGSLWAADRTVPEGNPGKLTVLPHRAFPAGTPADLQSAMDVPAPEIDGPSAAVVSPETVADLGTDAYVLSGPGRLVGHARALVETLLDVRRTIPDDAALVVSGIATPANVGLLAYAGVDLVDDHRAVVAGTEGRYLDSTGETFLEDRAELGCACPACQGPRVEFTRSDCVEHNVAALRAELTRVRERIRAGTLREYLEGQVRHEPWLTAALRRLDQEGTYLRERTPLFRGSELLATTEDSLFRPAVAQFADRVAERYTSRFSDVPLLLVPCSAGKPYSDSKSHRRFQEAARYRAHKVSLTSPLGVVPQELELTYPAQHYDAAVTGSWSETEIQVVADRLRTYLERTDYPRIVAHVPEDGYRAIVERATADLDLPVTYTVSGHPTDGDSLSALGEALDGERTIRVEEKERATLRAIADYQFGAGAGEELFDELTLQGRYPRLQALDPDGDQVAALVPQYGTLALTLAGAHAWAESSIETKRVEIDAFQPHGSILAPGIRAAESSIQVGEEVLFEGPNAFGIGRATMHGTAMERSTRGEAVDVRHTEPID, from the coding sequence ATGACCGAGTACTTCGAGGTCCTCGACCGGGACGGGCCCGCCCGACGGGGTGAGCTTCGGCTCACGGAGCCCCGGGCGACCCCTGGCCTGGTCGGCGACGCGCTGGCCGACGCCGGGAGTCTCTGGGCAGCGGACCGAACTGTCCCCGAGGGGAACCCGGGGAAACTCACGGTGCTCCCCCACCGGGCCTTCCCCGCTGGCACGCCGGCGGACCTGCAGTCGGCCATGGACGTTCCGGCCCCCGAGATCGACGGCCCGAGTGCCGCCGTCGTCTCGCCCGAGACCGTCGCGGATCTCGGTACTGACGCCTACGTGCTCTCCGGCCCCGGTCGGCTGGTGGGCCACGCGCGAGCGCTCGTGGAGACGCTCCTCGACGTTCGGCGGACGATTCCCGACGACGCTGCCCTCGTGGTGTCGGGGATCGCCACGCCGGCGAACGTGGGCCTGTTGGCCTACGCTGGCGTGGACCTCGTGGACGACCATCGGGCGGTGGTGGCGGGGACCGAGGGTCGATACCTCGATTCGACGGGCGAGACGTTCCTGGAAGATCGGGCGGAACTCGGCTGTGCCTGTCCGGCCTGTCAGGGCCCGCGTGTGGAGTTTACCCGATCGGACTGTGTCGAACACAACGTCGCAGCGCTTCGGGCCGAACTCACGCGAGTTCGCGAGCGGATCCGGGCGGGCACGCTCCGCGAGTACCTCGAAGGGCAAGTCAGACACGAGCCCTGGCTGACTGCCGCGCTCCGACGGCTCGATCAGGAGGGGACCTACCTCCGCGAGCGGACCCCGCTCTTTCGGGGCAGCGAACTCCTCGCGACGACCGAGGACTCGCTGTTCCGGCCCGCGGTCGCCCAGTTCGCCGATCGAGTGGCAGAGCGATACACGAGCCGCTTTTCGGACGTGCCGCTGTTGCTCGTCCCCTGTTCGGCCGGCAAGCCCTACAGCGACTCCAAGAGCCACCGGCGGTTCCAGGAGGCCGCTCGCTATCGCGCGCACAAGGTCTCGCTGACTTCGCCGCTGGGGGTCGTCCCCCAGGAGCTCGAACTGACCTACCCCGCCCAGCACTACGACGCCGCCGTCACCGGGTCCTGGAGCGAGACCGAGATCCAGGTCGTCGCCGACCGGCTCCGGACGTATCTGGAACGGACGGACTACCCGCGGATCGTCGCTCACGTCCCCGAGGACGGCTACCGGGCGATCGTCGAACGAGCCACGGCGGACCTGGACCTACCGGTCACTTATACCGTTTCGGGCCACCCCACAGACGGCGACTCGCTTTCCGCACTGGGTGAGGCTCTGGACGGTGAGCGGACGATCCGCGTCGAGGAGAAGGAGCGGGCGACCCTGCGGGCGATCGCGGACTACCAGTTCGGGGCCGGTGCGGGCGAGGAGCTATTCGATGAACTGACACTCCAGGGCCGCTACCCCCGGCTCCAGGCACTCGACCCCGACGGCGATCAGGTGGCGGCCCTGGTGCCCCAGTATGGCACCCTCGCGCTCACGCTGGCCGGCGCACACGCCTGGGCCGAGAGTTCGATCGAGACAAAACGGGTCGAGATCGACGCGTTCCAGCCCCATGGCAGCATCCTCGCGCCGGGGATCCGGGCGGCCGAATCCTCGATCCAGGTGGGCGAAGAGGTGCTCTTTGAAGGGCCCAACGCGTTCGGAATCGGTCGGGCGACGATGCACGGAACCGCGATGGAACGAAGTACGCGAGGGGAAGCCGTCGACGTGCGACACACCGAGCCGATCGACTGA
- the tgtA gene encoding tRNA guanosine(15) transglycosylase TgtA, protein MTAPFEIRQQDAAGRIGELEVPRVDRTVETPALLPVVNPHYRTIDPDRLPAFGVQMLITNSYIIYQDEELRERARSEGLHELIGFDGPIMTDSGSFQLAEYGDISVTTEEILAFQAEMGSDIATPVDIPTHPDADRETVESDLAETERRLATAESVDTGDMLVTAPVQGGTFPDLREQAGANAAATDLDVFPVGAVVPLLNNYRYAEAVDLLAAAKRGLGPSRPVHLFGAGHPMTFALMVAMGADLFDSAAYALFARDERYLTVRGTRHLEDIEEFSCTCPVCTEHDPAALRDADETTRTRLLAEHNLHVSMAEMRRIREAIREGSLLELVESRAHAHPSLLDGYRTLLDHVEQLERADRASKSTFFYLSEDSARRPEVRRHHDRLGRLDVEGPLLLTEGQSDDRYGDSWRLKPPFGPVPPALSTTYPLTAEVPERMDDSGYVAAARGVKRLVEANPGTEFVLAQFDWPREAIETLPARVTVEDLGSGMGR, encoded by the coding sequence ATGACTGCGCCCTTCGAGATCCGGCAGCAGGACGCCGCCGGCCGGATCGGCGAGCTAGAGGTCCCTCGCGTCGACCGGACCGTCGAGACGCCGGCACTGTTGCCAGTGGTCAATCCGCACTATCGGACGATCGACCCCGACCGGCTCCCGGCGTTCGGCGTGCAGATGCTCATCACGAACTCCTACATCATCTACCAGGACGAGGAACTCCGCGAGCGGGCTCGATCCGAGGGGCTCCACGAACTGATCGGCTTCGACGGGCCGATCATGACCGACTCGGGGTCCTTCCAGCTCGCGGAGTACGGGGACATCTCGGTGACGACCGAGGAGATTCTGGCGTTCCAGGCCGAGATGGGCTCGGACATCGCGACGCCGGTCGACATCCCGACCCACCCGGACGCCGACCGGGAAACCGTCGAATCGGACCTGGCGGAGACCGAACGCCGGCTCGCGACCGCCGAATCAGTCGACACCGGCGACATGCTCGTCACGGCCCCGGTCCAGGGTGGGACCTTCCCCGACCTCCGCGAGCAGGCCGGGGCGAACGCGGCGGCGACGGATCTCGACGTGTTCCCGGTCGGGGCGGTCGTGCCCCTCCTGAACAACTACCGCTACGCCGAGGCAGTCGACCTGCTCGCCGCGGCGAAACGCGGCCTCGGCCCGTCCAGGCCGGTCCATCTCTTCGGTGCCGGGCACCCGATGACCTTCGCGTTGATGGTCGCGATGGGCGCGGACCTCTTCGACTCGGCCGCCTACGCCCTGTTCGCCCGCGACGAGCGATACCTCACCGTCCGCGGGACCAGACACCTCGAAGACATCGAGGAGTTTTCCTGCACCTGTCCGGTCTGCACCGAGCACGACCCGGCGGCGCTACGGGACGCCGACGAGACGACCCGGACCCGCCTGCTGGCCGAACACAACCTCCACGTCTCGATGGCCGAGATGCGGCGGATCCGGGAGGCGATCCGTGAGGGATCGCTCCTGGAACTGGTCGAGTCCCGGGCCCACGCCCACCCGAGCCTGCTCGACGGCTATCGCACCCTGCTCGATCACGTCGAGCAACTGGAGCGAGCCGACCGGGCGAGCAAGTCGACCTTCTTCTACCTCTCGGAGGACAGCGCCCGTCGCCCGGAGGTCAGGCGACATCACGACCGGCTGGGCCGCCTGGACGTGGAGGGCCCACTCTTGCTCACCGAGGGCCAATCCGACGACCGCTACGGGGATTCCTGGCGGCTCAAGCCCCCGTTCGGTCCGGTCCCGCCGGCCCTCTCGACCACGTACCCGTTGACGGCGGAGGTCCCCGAACGCATGGACGATTCGGGGTACGTGGCCGCCGCTCGCGGAGTCAAGCGGCTCGTCGAGGCCAATCCCGGGACCGAATTTGTCCTCGCACAGTTCGACTGGCCCCGCGAAGCGATCGAAACCCTGCCGGCCCGCGTGACTGTCGAAGATCTGGGGTCGGGGATGGGAAGATAG
- a CDS encoding NUDIX hydrolase, which translates to MDDTGPEADADDRTGADSLRWRTESRSTAYTCPGFSIVHEEITLPDGTETDFDYLHDAPSVVILPFTTEGELVLIEEWRQAVKGVTLGFPAGGVEPGEDLAAAARRELTEETGYEAEALTALDSFEPATGITDAVFHFFVATGCEPTGTRDLDENESIQVTTSTLGALLERVLAGDLRDGRTALGLLRYVAEQEDQVTVAPPTTERV; encoded by the coding sequence ATGGACGATACAGGCCCCGAAGCCGACGCCGACGACCGAACGGGGGCCGACTCGCTTCGCTGGCGAACCGAATCGCGGTCGACCGCCTACACCTGTCCGGGATTCTCGATCGTGCACGAGGAAATCACCCTGCCCGATGGCACCGAGACGGACTTCGATTACCTGCACGACGCCCCGAGCGTCGTAATTTTGCCGTTCACGACGGAGGGCGAACTCGTTCTCATCGAGGAGTGGCGACAGGCGGTCAAAGGCGTGACCCTCGGATTCCCGGCTGGCGGGGTTGAACCGGGCGAAGACCTTGCTGCGGCCGCCCGGCGGGAACTCACCGAGGAGACGGGCTACGAGGCCGAGGCGCTTACCGCACTCGACAGCTTCGAGCCGGCGACCGGAATCACCGATGCCGTCTTCCACTTCTTCGTGGCGACGGGCTGTGAACCCACGGGAACACGGGACCTCGACGAAAACGAAAGCATCCAGGTGACGACGAGCACGCTTGGCGCGCTTCTGGAGCGAGTGCTGGCCGGGGACCTCCGGGACGGCCGAACCGCCCTCGGGCTCCTGCGATACGTGGCCGAGCAGGAAGATCAGGTGACGGTCGCGCCACCCACAACAGAACGGGTTTGA
- a CDS encoding molybdopterin synthase produces MYPLGIVTGPETSPDSVLEPVLDRLEAEGSVGVVRPGESTAERTVYEVGEDGWAARGEGLDAESALSKVATAHDYGLLVDFPDAAVPQIAVGTADIEEPAMLAESPQALDLDAVVSTAEAGEPIETLDSLIAQVKASPRAELSGAIATFTGRVRAKEDPEDDPTESLTFEKYEGVAETRMAEIEAELTDWDGVYEVAMHHRVGRIERGEDIVFVVVLAGHRGQAFEAVEAGINRIKDEVPIFKKETTVAEEFWVHEREH; encoded by the coding sequence ATGTACCCACTGGGGATCGTCACGGGGCCGGAAACGTCCCCCGACAGCGTCCTCGAACCGGTGCTGGACCGTCTGGAAGCCGAGGGCTCGGTCGGTGTCGTTCGGCCCGGCGAGTCGACGGCCGAGCGAACCGTCTACGAGGTCGGCGAGGACGGCTGGGCCGCCCGGGGCGAGGGCCTCGACGCCGAAAGCGCGCTGTCGAAGGTGGCGACGGCCCACGATTACGGTCTGCTCGTCGATTTCCCGGACGCAGCAGTCCCACAGATCGCCGTCGGGACAGCCGACATCGAGGAGCCAGCCATGCTCGCGGAGTCACCACAGGCCCTCGATCTGGACGCCGTCGTCTCGACTGCCGAGGCGGGCGAACCGATCGAGACGCTTGACAGCCTGATCGCACAAGTGAAGGCTTCCCCCAGAGCCGAACTCTCGGGGGCAATCGCGACCTTCACCGGGCGAGTCAGAGCAAAAGAAGACCCCGAAGACGATCCGACCGAATCGCTGACCTTCGAGAAGTACGAGGGCGTCGCCGAGACCCGCATGGCCGAGATCGAAGCCGAGTTGACCGACTGGGATGGGGTCTACGAGGTCGCGATGCACCATCGGGTCGGGCGGATCGAGCGCGGCGAGGACATCGTCTTCGTCGTCGTGCTGGCCGGCCACCGCGGCCAGGCCTTCGAGGCCGTGGAGGCGGGCATCAACCGGATCAAGGACGAGGTCCCGATTTTCAAGAAGGAAACGACCGTCGCGGAGGAATTCTGGGTTCACGAGCGCGAACATTGA
- the pyrH gene encoding UMP kinase, translating into MRVVVSIGGSVLAPDLDESVVQGHADAIEQLDATGIDLGVVVGGGSVAREYIEAARNLGENEIALDDIGIGVTRLNARLLIAALEDIAAPAPIESYQGGLEAMRRGDVPVLGGVTPGQTTDAVSAALAEYVEADLLVYATSVPGVFTADPDEDETARHIEAMTPQELIDVIVDTELVAGSSAPVDLLAAKLIERSGMRTIVLDGTDPDRIVDAVLRGDHDGTDVTADGTRTMLPEWQ; encoded by the coding sequence ATGAGGGTGGTGGTTTCTATCGGCGGCAGCGTTCTCGCACCCGACCTCGACGAGTCGGTCGTGCAGGGGCACGCTGACGCCATCGAACAACTGGACGCGACCGGGATCGACCTCGGCGTGGTCGTGGGTGGCGGGTCGGTCGCCCGCGAGTACATCGAGGCCGCACGAAACCTCGGAGAAAACGAGATCGCGCTGGACGACATCGGGATCGGGGTCACCCGGCTCAACGCCAGGTTGCTCATCGCGGCGCTTGAGGATATCGCCGCGCCGGCCCCGATCGAGAGCTATCAGGGCGGCCTGGAAGCGATGCGACGGGGGGACGTGCCCGTGCTGGGTGGGGTCACCCCCGGCCAGACGACCGACGCCGTCTCGGCGGCGCTCGCGGAGTACGTCGAGGCCGATCTCCTGGTCTATGCCACGAGCGTGCCGGGCGTGTTCACCGCCGACCCGGACGAGGACGAGACGGCCCGGCACATCGAGGCCATGACGCCCCAGGAACTAATCGACGTGATCGTCGACACCGAACTCGTCGCCGGGAGTTCGGCCCCGGTCGACCTGCTGGCGGCCAAACTAATCGAGCGCTCCGGGATGCGAACTATCGTGCTCGACGGGACCGACCCCGATCGCATCGTCGATGCGGTACTCCGTGGGGACCACGACGGCACCGACGTGACGGCCGACGGCACGCGAACCATGCTCCCCGAGTGGCAGTGA